The Pochonia chlamydosporia 170 chromosome 1, whole genome shotgun sequence genome window below encodes:
- a CDS encoding zinc finger protein zpr1 (similar to Verticillium alfalfae VaMs.102 XP_003007337.1), with product MSADDKKEETTQNPTEFFESIGNKVEGVSATTNGATAEDDQYRPVEEIESLCMNCGENGVTRLLLTAIPYFREVVIMSFSCEHCNVQNNEIQAAGTVQPKGTHYELRLTALEDFSRQVVKSDTATVKFIEMDLEIPAGRGQLTNVEGLLTTVLDDLEMNQQARKEQSPEVAEKVAEIIAKGRSMLAGDAFPFRFYVDDPAGNSFIAPDLKDGVGKWEKREFIRTPEQNASLGIGDSADAPAEFSNPGLTEDGEIIPNEVYSFPASCPGCMHPCTTHMKMVDIPHFKQVVLMSTVCDHCGYRSNDVKTGGEIPEQGEKITLTVQDSTDLARDILKSETCGLECPELQLQVNPGTLGGRFTTVEGLLTQVRNDLHSQIFEASGPGQGGDSLSTPEKTQWDTFFAGLDAAIKGEKEFTVILTDPFASSFVQPLVDPPAPDPKIKKENYERTEEEEEELGLKDMKVEGYEEPEKEEEQDK from the exons ATGTCTGCAGAcgacaagaaagaagagacgACACAGAACCCTACCGAGTTTTTCGAATCTATCGGAAACAAGGTCGAAGGTGTGTCTGCTACCACAAATGGCGCCACTGCCGAGGACGACCAGTACCGTCCTGTTGAGGAGATTGAGTCGCTTTGCATGAATTGCGGCGAGAAT GGCGTCACTCGTCTCCTTCTCACAGCAATCCCCTACTTCCGAGAAGTAGTCATCATGTCCTTCTCCTGCGAGCACTGCAACGTGCAAAACAATGAAATCCAAGCGGCTGGCACAGTTCAACCAAAGGGAACACACTACGAGCTACGTCTTACGGCACTCGAAGACTTCTCCCGCCAAGTTGTCAAGTCCGACACCGCGACTGTCAAATTCATCGAAATGGATCTCGAAATCCCCGCCGGCCGTGGCCAACTCACAAACGTCGAGGGTCTCCTAACCACCGTTCTTGACGACCTCGAGATGAATCAACAAGCTCGCAAAGAACAATCTCCCGAAGTAGCTGAAAAGGTCGCCGAGATCATCGCCAAGGGGCGCTCTATGCTTGCTGGGGACGCATTCCCTTTCCGCTTCTACGTCGATGACCCAGCCGGAAACTCCTTCATCGCACCGGATCTCAAAGACGGTGTAGGAAAATGGGAAAAGCGCGAATTCATCCGCACTCCTGAGCAAAATGCATCCCTCGGCATAGGAGACAGTGCCGATGCTCCTGCTGAATTCTCCAACCCCGGCCTCACTGAGGACGGCGAGATCATTCCGAACGAAGTATATAGCTTCCCAGCCAGTTGCCCCGGTTGCATGCATCCATGCACAACACacatgaagatggtggaTATTCCACACTTCAAGCAAGTCGTCCTCATGTCTACCGTCTGCGACCACTGTGGCTACCGGTCCAACGACGTGAAGACGGGCGGCGAAATTCCCGAGCAAGGCGAGAAAATCACCCTGACTGTCCAAGACTCCACCGATCTCGCGCGCGATATTCTCAAATCTGAAACATGTGGTCTCGAATGCCCCGAACTCCAACTGCAGGTAAACCCCGGAACTCTAGGCGGTCGCTTCACCACCGTCGAGGGTCTTCTTACACAGGTTCGCAACGACCTCCACAGCCAAATATTTGAAGCAAGTGGCCCCGGACAAGGCGGTGATTCATTAAGCACCCCTGAGAAGACGCAGTGGGATACTTTCTTTGCAGGTTTAGACGCGGCTATCAAGGGCGAGAAGGAGTTTACCGTCATTTTGACAGATCCATTTGCAAGCAGCTTTGTTCAACCGCTGGTGGACCCCCCTGCTCCCGACCCCAAGATTAAGAAGGAGAACTATGAGAGgacagaggaggaggaggaagagctggGATTGAAAGACATGAAAGTTGAGGGATACGAAGAGCCcgagaaggaggaggaacaGGATAAATAA
- a CDS encoding PAP2 domain-containing protein (similar to Metarhizium robertsii ARSEF 23 XP_011410744.1), with the protein MASDQLSVGLDYLTDAAHILRQTAPETSAHLMLQRNELMFHNHLAQHEVQRQYVCGACGHIMIPGDNTALVLEARQPLNLRKRTASTKGKEQPKSAASGSKGPTKTITCGHCSRVTNISLPAPEAVTHRRTTRASAIKKTLPVESQNQKTTANASSKKRAKNRKGGLQALLSGQQQKSTNSLSLADFMR; encoded by the coding sequence ATGGCATCAGACCAGCTCTCCGTTGGCCTCGATTACCTCACCGATGCAGCCCATATCCTACGACAGACGGCCCCAGAGACATCCGCGCATCTGATGCTGCAGCGCAATGAACTCATGTTCCACAATCATCTGGCTCAGCATGAAGTGCAGCGTCAATATGTTTGCGGCGCCTGTGGACATATAATGATTCCCGGGGATAATACAGCATTGGTGCTTGAGGCTCGTCAACCACTCAATCTACGGAAACGAACTGCCTCgacaaaaggcaaagagCAGCCAAAGTCTGCCGCGTCAGGATCGAAAGGACCAACAAAAACCATCACGTGTGGGCACTGCAGTCGAGTCACCAATATCAGCCTTCCGGCGCCCGAAGCCGTGACGCACCGAAGGACAACCAGAGCGTCTGCTATCAAGAAGACATTACCGGTTGAGTCACAGAATCAGAAGACGACAGCAAATGCAAGTAGCAAGAAGAGGGCTAAGAATCGGAAAGGCGGACTTCAGGCGTTGCTCTCTGGGCAGCAGCAGAAATCGACAAACTCGCTGTCGCTAGCGGATTTCATGAGATGA
- a CDS encoding cyclin dependent kinase (Pho85) (similar to Neosartorya fischeri NRRL 181 XP_001259535.1): MQSLWARAGQAHRCGCRACSTAIGAARRRATGAAGQRKATFAEIFTACYSSVFATAAIVDAVRKDERRRELDRQLEEARRELSELQGRCSSSVSTTEANGSDLSIHQMDALWKSLKAIYRNRPFMKEIDKPATIAASELVADLKEDFYNTLGEPSLRRSRQINYEQLERAIMVEERDERISFRESLNQTQLLRETRSIEYLVQQLLDRAEIFDNGSTSSPAFDEAKGLTAKGYPNFSFRSVDPEKATRNTAALNSQIRSLIETKGLSWKEKIGRVCYNLLVSAHPPDMHTYNTLIVAFDKSGHHAFSDALVYSFFHRRLLKPTPSTFTAILNHYKVTQNHGQFLRALACLTGLDGKSGGKMGRRHLKDIEHWGMEKWAANSKLRTRTGNWVWEHVPLNVPLVETILNGLLHFKLFDEAASFFVSCLRSGVELSTNAVKQLFDECVTALDWRAAVRLVRGLSNSQKKWELLLSLEDDNTAAYLVGRVFALIDLCGLGQHSPQPSETGLANLDISGPKFQRLLESLAKANLLLPEIYSGSFQTPTEAENSQLTISKSRLLQLESMWKEYEFVRKTTLSIESKLLYPEFSSTFRESMAMYIGTGAVEKSQALTRELEGELVPTGPLSRRLNRAGSGDQVVEDADLVEEMETMTVEDRIEGNKGERQQETATPSTAVPEWAASYINYKGLKKLVKALAEKSRNGETVDPAELFFALDRNLEDVDSFYNKKFAEACRRLNILHNRYGRVPDVVATLDQDEVEEVMGALLELRTQLRNLQWFGEINRRGFVKITKKLDKKVPQISYQHRYISTKVDPKQFAKDGNITRLLAEINRWLSVLSDAQQVDDSTSDRSTRSLGRASAKAMLNLPQAQLDILDHAVRNDDVSSLKWGLTDANVASEAAVQTLLLNLLQRSISGRSRQCITYLLTQIKDLDEPDDINGRNCIHRLVIHIGRTKSAAQDEDSSAYPVPVGTQFTNRHLQPAVSSTLAVKAINTKESNLLSKEDEAVQLLLYLLDQLSESQHVALKSRDSFGRLPLHYAAQFGFVVVCQIIMKYMQDWNQFDAKDGIDAPEWHDNDGFAPLHLSVMGGHPLTTQALLQGENWQGSSEAKVQIRKTIQKSGASLALATKSNYEPIVQMLVDAGVDINWTDKTGETAMHIAARFGHEACARIILRGSDSQKADIEIAENSYSWTPLHVAAVDGSLSVVQLLVDAGADVSKPDASGWTAKEHATLRGHMDIARYLATHTNEEEAAARIAQGLQQSHPPENSSIDGRRSNVPNGSVSRPAEPVKTFGHRYLTNESLVLVSLGTMDIRKSTEAVHLDSVPLTEAHSTQLDTALSVVVSANGAQGDPTTIDLPVHEGISTEPVVFKTTDASKVKLLFDIIPTYSGSEKNKIGRAVALLSTVKPTIGSRRMNLQGDVCVPIMSSNLDVIGTVNFNFLVITPFYHPNMEITSRQTYWRKLSSTMLIGHRGLGKNLTSNKSLQLGENTLPSFIAAANLGAQYVEFDVQLTKDHVPVIYHDFLVSETGIDAPVHTLTLEQFLHINPDKARDRAHKNGLDRESLDDLPIRPRSSSFAPPKRSLSMGYAGTGNREMEERMKHTRDFKAKGYKANSRGNFIQAPFATLEDLFRQLPEEIGFNMELKYPMLHESEEHEMDTYAVELNSFCDTVLSKVYDLAENRHIIFSSFNPDICLCLSFKQPSIPILFLTDAGCSPVGDIRASSLQEAIRFASRWNLLGIVSAAEPLINSPRLVKVVKEIGLVCVSYGVLNNDPIMVQRQVKEGIDAVIVDSVLAIRKGLTSGESNATDGSNGSPTTEDELKLSVEAK, from the exons ATGCAATCGCTCTGGGCTAGGGCCGGCCAGGCTCATCGTTGCGGGTGCAGGGCTTGTAGCACCGCAATTGGTGCGGCCAGGAGGCGAGCTACTGGGGCTGCTGGACAACGGAAAGCGACCTTTGCCGAAATATTCACAGCCTGCTACAGCTCAGTTTTTGCTACCGCCGCAATTGTTGATGCCGTACGGAAAGATGAGCGAAGAAGAGAGTTGGATCGGCAGCTGGAGGAAGCTAGGCGAGAACTGAGCGAATTGCAGGGCCGCTGCTCATCAAGTGTATCGACGACAGAAGCCAACGGATCAGACCTATCAATACACCAGATGGACGCCCTCTGGAAAAGTCTCAAGGCAATTTACCGAAACCGGCCATTTATGAAGGAAATCGACAAACCAGCGACCATCGCCGCATCCGAGCTAGTTGCCGACCTGAAGGAAGACTTTTACAACACCCTAGGAGAGCCCTCGTTGCGCCGCTCGAGACAGATCAATTACGAGCAGTTGGAAAGGGCGATCATGGTTGAAGAGCGAGATGAACGGATCAGCTTCCGAGAGTCGCTCAATCAAACACAATTGCTCCGCGAAACACGCAGCATTGAATATCTCGTTCAACAATTGCTGGACCGTGCGGAGATCTTCGACAATGGCTCAACGTCAAGCCCGGCATTTGATGAGGCCAAGGGGCTCACAGCGAAGGGATATCCAAACTTCTCATTCCGATCAGTAGATCCGGAGAAAGCGACCAGAAACACAGCTGCTTTGAACAGCCAGATCCGATCTTTGATCGAGACCAAGGGCCTGAGCTGGAAAGAGAAGATCGGAAGAGTCTGCTACAATCTCCTTGTATCGGCTCATCCTCCCGATATGCATACATACAACACTCTCATTGTTGCTTTTGACAAGTCCGGCCACCACGCCTTCTCCGACGCTTTGGTGTACTCCTTTTTCCATAGACGGTTGTTGAAACCGACCCCATCTACCTTTACAGCGATTCTCAACCATTACAAGGTAACGCAAAATCATGGCCAGTTTCTGCGGGCTTTGGCATGTCTCACTGGGCTGGATggaaagtctggtggcaagATGGGTAGACGACATCTCAAAGACATCGAACATTGGGGCATGGAAAAATGGGCTGCAAATTCCAAGCTGCGTACGCGCACAGGAAATTGGGTATGGGAACATGTCCCTCTCAATGTGCCTTTGGTGGAAACAATCCTCAATGGCCTCCTCCACTTCAAGCTTTTTGACGAAGCCGCGTCATTCTTCGTCTCGTGCTTGCGTTCTGGCGTTGAGTTGAGCACAAACGCGGTCAAGCAACTGTTTGATGAGTGCGTCACTGCTCTTGATTGGAGAGCAGCTGTGAGGTTAGTCCGGGGTCTTTCCAATAGTCAGAAGAAATGGGAGCTCCTCTTGTCACTGGAAGACGATAACACTGCAGCCTACCTCGTCGGCAGGGTTTTCGCTCTAATCGACCTTTGCGGACTCGGACAACATTCACCGCAACCTAGCGAAACGGGTCTCGCAAACTTGGACATTTCTGGACCCAAATTCCAACGACTGTTGGAGTCACTAGCCAAGGCGAATCTACTGTTACCAGAAATATATTCTGGTAGCTTTCAGACGCCAACTGAGGCAGAGAACAGCCAATTAACTATATCCAAGAGCCGGCTGTTGCAACTCGAGAGTATGTGGAAGGAGTATGAGTTTGTCCGGAAAACGACGCTTTCAATAGAGAGCAAACTTCTCTACCCTGAATTCTCATCGACATTCAGAGAATCTATGGCAATGTACATTGGCACGGGGGCTGTCGAGAAGTCCCAAGCGTTGACCCGGGAGCTCGAGGGTGAGTTGGTTCCAACTGGACCTCTGTCACGTCGGTTGAATCGAGCGGGCAGTGGAGACCAGGTTGTTGAGGATGCCGATTTGGTGGAGGAAATGGAGACCATGACTGTGGAAGACCGGATAGAGGGAAACAAAGGagaaagacaacaagaaACTGCCACGCCTTCTACGGCA GTCCCCGAGTGGGCGGCTTCGTATATCAACTACAAGGGCCTTAAGAAACTCGTCAAAGCTCTGGCGGAAAAATCAAGGAATGGAGAGACGGTAGATCCAGCAG AActcttcttcgccctcgACCGCAATCTTGAAGATGTCGACTCTTTCTACAACAAGAAGTTCGCAGAGGCATGCCGGCGGTTGAACATCCTTCACAATCGCTATGGCCGCGTCCCCGATGTCGTGGCCACTCTTGACCAAGATGAGGTTGAAGAGGTTATGGGCGCCTTGCTGGAGCTGCGGACACAGCTAAGGAATCTCCAATGGTTCGGTGAGATCAACCGCAGAGGTTTTGTCAAGATTACCAAGAAACTGGATAAGAAAGTCCCGCAGATTTCCTACCAACATCGATACATCTCTACCAAGGTTGACCCGAAGCAGTTTGCCAAGGATGGAAACATTACTAGATTGCTTGCTGAAATAAACCGCTGGCTATCTGTGCTTAGCGATGCCCAGCAAGTGGACGATTCCACGTCAGATCGCTCTACTCGCTCCCTGGGTCGTGCTTCGGCCAAGGCTATGCTGAACTTGCCACAGGCGCAGTTGGACATCTTGGACCATGCTGTTCGCAATGACGACGTATCATCGCTCAAATGGGGTCTGACGGACGCCAATGTTGCCTCAGAGGCAGCAGTTCAGACGTTGTTGCTGAACCTTCTTCAGCGGTCCATCTCTGGCCGCTCCCGACAGTGCATCACGTACCTTCTTACCCAGATCAAAGATTTGGACGAACCGGATGACATTAATGGCCGGAACTGCATCCACCGACTGGTCATCCACATTGGTCGTACAAAGTCTGCAGCTCAAGATGAGGACTCAAGTGCGTATCCCGTGCCTGTCGGGACACAATTCACCAATCGGCACCTGCAGCCAGCCGTGTCGTCCACCCTTGCTGTCAAAGCAATCAACACCAAGGAGTCAAACCTTCTTTccaaggaagacgaggccGTTCAATTACTGCTTTATCTCCTGGACCAGCTTAGCGAGAGCCAGCACGTGGCTTTGAAGAGCCGCGATTCCTTTGGGCGCCTTCCTTTGCACTATGCCGCCCAGTTTGGATTTGTCGTCGTCTGTCAAATTATCATGAAGTATATGCAGGATTGGAACCAGTTTGACGCCAaggatggcattgatgcCCCTGAATGGCACGACAACGATGGCTTCGCACCACTTCACTTGAGCGTCATGGGCGGTCATCCCCTGACCACGCAAGCATTGCTCCAAGGCGAAAATTGGCAGGGAAGCAGTGAGGCCAAGGTCCAGATTCGAAAGACCATACAAAAATCTGGTGCTTCTCTAGCCCTGGCCACAAAGTCCAACTATGAACCAATTGTTCAAATGCTTGTTGATGCAGGAGTAGACATCAATTGGACTGACAAGACTGGCGAAACGGCAATGCATATTGCAGCCAGATTTGGTCACGAAGCTTGTGCCCGCATCATTCTTCGTGGTAGCGACTCTCAAAAAGCCGATATTGAGATTGCAGAAAACTCTTATTCTTGGACTCCTCTCCATGTGGCAGCTGTCGACGGCTCTCTCTCAGTTGTGCAGCTTCTCGTTGATGCTGGCGCCGACGTATCAAAACCAGATGCATCGGGCTGGACTGCCAAGGAACATGCCACCCTTCGAGGACACATGGATATCGCTCGTTATCTCGCTACGCATaccaatgaagaagaggctgCCGCGAGAATAGCGCAAGGCCTACAGCAGTCCCACCCACCAGAGAACTCATCCATCGATGGACGGCGGTCCAATGTACCCAACGGCAGTGTTTCTCGCCCTGCAGAGCCAGTCAAGACCTTTGGACATCGTTATCTCACAAACGAGAGCTTGGTGCTAGTGAGCTTGGGAACGATGGACATTCGAAAGTCCACAGAAGCTGTTCACCTGGACAGTGTTCCTCTGACCGAAGCCCACAGTACACAACTCGACACAGCACTTTCTGTCGTTGTGAGTGCCAATGGCGCCCAAGGCGATCCTACCACCATCGATCTTCCCGTCCACGAAGGAATTTCCACGGAACCAGTTGTTTTCAAGACCACCGACGCAAGCAAGGTCAAGCTGCTGTTTGATATCATTCCAACCTATTCCGGCAGCGAAAAGAACAAGATTGGTCGCGCTGTTGCCCTGCTTTCCACAGTGAAGCCCACTATTGGCTCACGGCGGATGAATCTCCAGGGAGATGTCTGTGTCCCCATCATGTCTAGTAACCTGGACGTTATTGGTActgtcaacttcaactttctCGTCATCACGCCCTTCTACCACCCCAACATGGAGATTACATCGCGGCAGACGTACTGGAGAAAGCTCTCGTCAACGATGCTCATCGGCCACCGCGGTCTAGGCAAAAATCTTACATCTAATAAGTCGCTCCAGCTTGGAGAGAATACGTTACCATCTttcatcgccgccgccaacctTGGTGCTCAATACGTTGAGTTTGATGTCCAGTTGACCAAGGACCACGTCCCAGTCATCTACCACGACTTCCTTGTCAGTGAAACTGGAATCGACGCTCCAGTTCACACCCTTACACTGGAGCAGTTCTTGCACATCAACCCGGACAAGGCCAGAGACCGAGCTCATAAGAATGGGTTAGATAGGGAAAGCCTTGATGACCTCCCTATTCGGCctcgcagcagcagctttgcACCCCCCAAGCGGTCACTGTCCATGGGTTATGCTGGTACCGGGAATAGGGAGATGGAAGAACGCATGAAGCACACCAGAGATTTCAAGGCAAAGGGTTACAAGGCCAATTCCCGCGGAAACTTTATCCAGGCCCCCTTTGCCACGCTGGAAGATTTGTTTCGACAACTGCCAGAGGAGATTGGCTTCAACATGGAGCTCAAGTACCCCATGCTTCATGAGAGCGAAGAGCACGAAATGGACACATATGCAGTTGAGCTCAATTCCTTCTGTGATACCGTATTGTCCAAAGTGTATGATCTGGCTGAGAACCGccacatcatcttcagctccttcaatCCAGACATCTGCCTCTGTCTCAGTTTCAAGCAGCCTTCTATCCCTATCCTGTTTCTCACGGACGCGGGCTGCAGTCCTGTTGGAGACATTCGCGCATCATCACTACAGGAAGCAATTCGGTTTGCAAGCCGCTGGAACTTGCTCGGCATTGTGTCCGCTGCTGAGCCGTTGATCAACAGCCCCCGCTTGGTCAAGGTGGTGAAAGAAATTGGGCTGGTGTGCGTCAGCTACGGTGTGCTGAATAACGATCCTATTATGGTTCAG AGACAAGTAAAAGAAGGCATCGACGCCGTCATCGTTGATAGCGTCTTGGCCATCCGAAAGGGTCTCACGAGCGGCGAGTCCAATGCCACCGACGGATCCAACGGCTCGCCTACGACGGAGGATGAATTGAAATTGAGCGTTGAGGCGAAATAA